A single region of the Lactobacillus xylocopicola genome encodes:
- a CDS encoding N-acetylmannosamine-6-phosphate 2-epimerase: MKQEDFARQVHGGLIVSCQALTGEPLYSETGGVMPLMAKAAAEAGAVGIRANTVRDIQEIKAVVDLPLIGIIKRDYPPEQPYITPTMKEVDELIKTGVEVIAFDCTLRPRHDGKTTTEFIKEVKQKYPDQLFMADIANFNEAQQAYEAGMDFVGTTLAGYTAESAHKPGPNYALIKKIVAAGIPLIAEGKIHTPAELKRVIDLNPVGVVVGGAITRPLQIARTFTRVFASK; encoded by the coding sequence ATGAAGCAAGAAGACTTTGCCAGGCAGGTTCATGGGGGCTTAATTGTTTCATGTCAAGCACTGACCGGCGAGCCGCTCTATTCTGAAACGGGCGGCGTCATGCCACTCATGGCCAAGGCTGCAGCAGAAGCTGGAGCAGTTGGTATCAGGGCCAACACGGTGCGCGATATCCAAGAAATTAAGGCCGTCGTTGACTTGCCGCTCATCGGCATTATTAAGCGGGACTACCCGCCGGAGCAACCCTATATTACGCCGACCATGAAGGAAGTTGATGAGCTGATTAAGACCGGTGTTGAAGTTATCGCCTTTGATTGTACTTTAAGACCAAGGCATGATGGTAAGACGACCACTGAATTTATTAAAGAAGTCAAGCAAAAGTATCCTGACCAGCTCTTCATGGCTGATATTGCCAATTTTAATGAGGCCCAGCAGGCTTATGAAGCGGGCATGGACTTTGTCGGGACCACGCTTGCGGGCTATACTGCTGAGAGTGCACATAAACCTGGTCCCAATTATGCTTTAATCAAAAAAATAGTTGCTGCTGGCATACCCTTGATTGCCGAAGGTAAGATTCATACGCCAGCTGAGCTCAAACGGGTAATTGACCTGAATCCTGTGGGCGTCGTTGTTGGTGGTGCGATTACCCGGCCCCTGCAGATTGCCCGCACTTTTACCCGGGTATTTGCCAGCAAGTAG
- a CDS encoding glucose PTS transporter subunit IIA yields the protein MTKNNRFAAIGQWFTQLGQAFMLPIAILPVAGLLLGLGGALTNAAAISAFPLLNQPWLQNSLKIMNMAGNAVFSNLALIFSIGLAVGLAKGDKGTAGLAGGVAYVVYASTISGLLQLFNPKNTIDTGVLGAIVIGSVVAALHNRYRKIELPQFLGFFGGSRFVPIISAIAAIGFGAIFYLIWPPLQGWLVAAGQAIAAMGSLGSFLYGFLLRLTGAVGLHHTIYPMFWYTALGGTAEVAGRTVVGAQNIFFAQLADPNFHGLFTYGTRFFAGRFATMMFGLPGAALAMYYCLPQANRQKAGGLYLSSGLTSFLTGITEPLEYSFLFVAPWLYVLHAFLDGCSFYLADIMNIRIGNSFSGGLIDYLLFGVLQGKDKTNWPKVLLLGFVWFFLYFFLFTFCIKKFHVNIPGMQLADNGGGQPSAKHGPQTGQQLYDESKQIIAALGGAANIKTISACATRLRIALKDNREIDEASIKQLGSPGILKVGGGIQAIFGGKADLYSQEINEILAHPEKVPVGLSDQQPVKAAGAAGGQVEFAATGSGLFRDLTEVNDEVFAQKMMGEGFAVEPSSDHVYSPVAGEVMTVFDTKHAIGIKTIEGLEVLVHMGIDTVELNGKPFTVNVKGGDQVTASTILATMDRAAITAAGKQTAVITVITNAVSHVAQSMAEVQTDSQVKAHDGVFKVLTK from the coding sequence ATGACTAAAAATAACCGATTCGCGGCAATTGGCCAGTGGTTCACTCAACTAGGCCAAGCTTTTATGCTGCCAATTGCCATTTTACCGGTAGCCGGGCTGTTGTTAGGGCTAGGCGGTGCATTGACCAATGCCGCTGCTATCTCAGCCTTTCCGTTACTGAATCAACCCTGGTTACAGAACAGCTTAAAAATTATGAATATGGCCGGCAATGCGGTGTTCAGTAACTTAGCCCTAATCTTTTCAATCGGTCTGGCCGTGGGATTGGCGAAGGGGGACAAGGGGACTGCTGGTCTAGCCGGAGGTGTGGCCTATGTGGTATATGCGTCCACCATTTCGGGTCTACTCCAACTGTTTAATCCAAAAAATACCATTGATACCGGAGTTTTGGGGGCAATTGTGATTGGCTCGGTGGTCGCGGCCTTGCACAACCGCTACCGCAAAATTGAGTTGCCGCAATTTTTGGGCTTTTTTGGGGGATCGCGCTTTGTCCCGATCATTTCCGCAATTGCGGCTATCGGTTTTGGGGCAATCTTCTATCTCATTTGGCCACCTCTTCAAGGCTGGCTGGTTGCTGCCGGCCAAGCCATTGCAGCCATGGGTAGTTTGGGGAGCTTTCTTTATGGCTTTTTATTGCGGTTGACAGGAGCCGTCGGCTTGCACCATACGATCTACCCCATGTTCTGGTACACTGCGCTAGGAGGAACGGCAGAAGTTGCCGGTCGGACAGTTGTTGGTGCGCAAAATATCTTCTTTGCCCAACTGGCTGATCCCAACTTCCATGGTCTCTTTACCTACGGTACCCGCTTTTTTGCGGGGCGGTTTGCCACCATGATGTTTGGTTTGCCAGGTGCCGCTTTGGCTATGTACTACTGCTTACCCCAGGCTAACCGCCAAAAAGCTGGTGGTCTGTACTTGTCCAGTGGCTTAACGTCCTTTCTGACCGGGATAACGGAACCGCTGGAGTATTCATTCTTGTTCGTTGCGCCCTGGCTTTACGTGCTTCATGCCTTCCTTGATGGTTGTTCCTTTTACCTGGCCGATATCATGAATATTCGCATTGGTAACTCTTTTTCTGGTGGTTTGATTGATTATCTCTTGTTTGGGGTTTTGCAGGGTAAGGACAAGACTAACTGGCCCAAGGTCTTGCTGCTAGGCTTTGTTTGGTTCTTTCTTTACTTTTTTCTCTTCACTTTTTGTATCAAAAAGTTCCATGTTAATATTCCCGGCATGCAGCTTGCTGACAACGGTGGTGGGCAGCCTAGTGCTAAACATGGTCCGCAAACGGGCCAGCAGTTGTATGACGAGTCTAAACAAATAATTGCGGCTCTAGGGGGAGCAGCAAATATTAAAACCATTTCTGCTTGTGCGACTAGATTGCGCATTGCCTTAAAGGATAACCGTGAGATTGACGAAGCCAGCATTAAGCAGTTGGGCTCACCTGGAATCTTAAAAGTTGGCGGTGGTATTCAGGCTATTTTTGGCGGAAAGGCTGATCTTTATAGCCAGGAAATCAATGAGATTCTGGCTCACCCCGAAAAAGTCCCGGTCGGCTTAAGCGATCAGCAACCTGTTAAGGCTGCTGGTGCAGCGGGCGGACAAGTTGAGTTTGCAGCCACTGGTAGCGGCTTGTTCAGGGATTTGACCGAGGTCAATGACGAGGTTTTTGCCCAAAAAATGATGGGTGAAGGTTTTGCGGTTGAACCCAGCAGTGACCATGTCTATAGTCCAGTAGCCGGTGAAGTGATGACGGTCTTTGATACGAAGCACGCCATCGGCATAAAGACGATAGAAGGGCTTGAAGTTCTGGTTCACATGGGAATTGATACCGTGGAGCTAAATGGTAAACCGTTCACGGTAAATGTTAAAGGAGGCGATCAAGTAACTGCAAGTACCATACTTGCCACAATGGACCGGGCTGCCATCACCGCAGCCGGTAAACAGACAGCTGTCATCACAGTTATCACTAATGCGGTCAGTCATGTGGCCCAATCCATGGCCGAGGTGCAAACCGACTCCCAGGTTAAGGCGCATGATGGTGTCTTCAAGGTTTTGACTAAGTAA
- a CDS encoding metal-dependent hydrolase family protein, whose translation MTKTVYSKANIYHGKVEKIQNEGYLLVDDQSGKILATGSGQAPQADKVVKLAGKYVMPGLINCHTHIIMDPATADGDTAANSTVAAVRALGHLHDLLKSGVTYIRECGSTFDIDIALTKMIKQGKLTGVPEIMPAGHPYSMTGGHGDLPNFAYLVDSPDEVRKAVRQGLKKGAKAIKVMATGGVMTENDFMDDPQLSEAEMRVAVEEAHHKGLIVAAHAEGNPGILNAIKAGVDSIEHGFYVNAEEIDLMLAQSTYLTPTIVGAWAFITYAPGKIPDWEMAKIASAWKDLRGNINRAKVAGVPITLGTDAGTPFNDFTMTPEELPLLVDQGFTNFEALQTSLNSAKLMKIADEYGTLEPGKYADFLVLDENPLEKISAVVQKNKGVYKKGQKIY comes from the coding sequence ATGACCAAGACAGTATATAGTAAGGCAAATATCTATCATGGAAAAGTAGAAAAAATCCAAAATGAAGGCTACTTATTAGTTGATGATCAGTCTGGTAAGATACTTGCGACAGGTAGCGGCCAGGCTCCGCAGGCGGATAAAGTAGTTAAGTTAGCCGGAAAGTATGTGATGCCGGGTTTGATTAACTGCCATACCCACATTATCATGGACCCAGCAACTGCTGACGGCGATACTGCCGCCAATAGTACAGTAGCGGCGGTGCGGGCGCTAGGACACCTGCACGACTTGTTGAAGTCCGGGGTGACTTATATTCGTGAATGCGGTAGTACCTTTGACATCGACATTGCCCTAACTAAGATGATTAAGCAGGGTAAACTGACCGGGGTACCAGAAATTATGCCGGCAGGTCACCCGTATTCAATGACGGGCGGTCATGGTGACTTGCCAAACTTTGCCTACTTGGTTGATTCACCAGATGAGGTGCGCAAAGCGGTGCGGCAAGGCCTGAAGAAGGGGGCCAAGGCCATCAAGGTAATGGCGACCGGTGGGGTCATGACCGAAAATGATTTTATGGATGACCCCCAGCTCAGCGAAGCAGAGATGCGGGTGGCCGTTGAAGAGGCACACCACAAGGGATTAATTGTGGCGGCCCATGCCGAAGGCAACCCGGGCATTTTGAATGCAATTAAAGCCGGAGTTGACAGTATTGAGCACGGCTTTTACGTTAATGCGGAAGAAATCGACCTGATGCTGGCCCAAAGCACCTATCTCACGCCAACAATCGTAGGCGCCTGGGCTTTCATCACCTATGCCCCGGGCAAGATTCCGGACTGGGAAATGGCCAAGATTGCTTCTGCCTGGAAAGACTTGCGGGGAAATATTAACCGTGCTAAAGTGGCCGGTGTACCAATCACGCTAGGTACTGATGCAGGTACGCCCTTTAATGACTTCACCATGACCCCGGAAGAATTGCCGCTGCTGGTAGACCAGGGCTTCACCAACTTTGAAGCCTTGCAAACCAGCCTTAATTCGGCTAAATTGATGAAAATAGCTGATGAATATGGAACTTTGGAGCCGGGAAAGTATGCTGACTTTTTGGTTTTGGACGAAAATCCGTTAGAAAAAATCAGCGCAGTTGTCCAAAAAAATAAGGGTGTTTATAAGAAAGGCCAAAAGATCTATTAG
- a CDS encoding pyridoxamine 5'-phosphate oxidase family protein translates to MKDEGPVTIVTINANPASVVNTWMSYVEIAEQSNCLLIPAAGMHSIERDFGQDATVLLTVGSKKVEGTAGPGAGFHVTGSGEFVRQGPEYEEMKAKFPWLRAVLKITITKISQKI, encoded by the coding sequence ATGAAAGATGAAGGTCCGGTAACGATCGTTACCATTAATGCCAATCCGGCTAGTGTAGTTAATACCTGGATGTCATACGTGGAGATTGCTGAACAGAGTAATTGTCTCTTGATTCCGGCCGCCGGAATGCACAGCATTGAGCGCGACTTTGGTCAAGATGCTACCGTACTGCTGACGGTGGGTTCAAAAAAAGTTGAGGGCACGGCTGGTCCTGGTGCTGGCTTCCACGTAACCGGTTCAGGTGAATTTGTTAGGCAGGGTCCCGAATATGAGGAAATGAAAGCAAAATTCCCTTGGCTCCGGGCTGTTTTAAAAATCACCATAACTAAGATTAGCCAAAAGATATAG
- a CDS encoding NAD(P)-dependent oxidoreductase, with the protein MKVLLYNMTPEQQVYVDKWTKAHPEDTLVTTTADLDATTVEQAAGYDVVSVLQVADIDDEAVYQKLTAYGINQIALRSVGYNIINWEFAHKYNLLVTNTPAYSPRAVAENTLTSAMYLLRKWGQIFKNEKEDLNFVREESLMSDEIYHQTVGIIGVGRIGTATAEIFHALGARVIGYDVVENPANEAFLEYTDFETVIKEADILSLHTPFDPSMQDMIAAEQFKQMKNTAVIINAARGPLINTSALIEALQNHEIAGAALDVMTGEEAIVMKKFSRLSELPQDYQELAKMPNVVFTPHSAYYTKTAVKNMIEQSMTDVKRVLNGQKPIYPVEQ; encoded by the coding sequence ATGAAAGTTTTACTATACAATATGACGCCGGAGCAACAGGTATACGTTGACAAGTGGACTAAGGCTCATCCTGAAGACACATTGGTCACGACAACCGCTGACTTAGATGCGACCACGGTGGAACAAGCAGCAGGCTATGATGTAGTCAGTGTTTTACAGGTTGCTGATATCGACGACGAAGCGGTTTACCAAAAGCTGACCGCTTATGGAATCAACCAAATTGCCCTACGGTCGGTGGGTTATAACATTATTAATTGGGAGTTTGCCCACAAGTACAATCTACTGGTTACTAATACGCCGGCTTATTCACCCCGGGCGGTTGCAGAGAATACCCTGACCTCAGCCATGTATCTGCTGCGTAAGTGGGGACAGATCTTCAAAAATGAAAAAGAAGACCTGAACTTTGTTCGTGAAGAGAGCCTGATGAGTGATGAAATCTACCACCAAACTGTTGGCATCATTGGCGTGGGTCGCATTGGGACCGCTACTGCCGAGATCTTCCATGCACTTGGGGCCCGAGTAATTGGCTATGATGTGGTAGAAAACCCGGCTAACGAAGCCTTTCTCGAATATACTGATTTTGAGACGGTAATTAAAGAAGCCGATATCTTGTCTTTGCATACGCCATTTGACCCTTCGATGCAGGATATGATTGCTGCAGAGCAATTCAAGCAAATGAAAAACACCGCGGTTATTATTAACGCCGCCCGCGGGCCCTTAATTAATACTTCAGCCCTAATTGAAGCACTGCAGAACCATGAGATTGCGGGCGCGGCCTTGGACGTGATGACGGGTGAAGAAGCCATCGTGATGAAGAAGTTCAGTCGCTTAAGTGAATTGCCGCAAGATTATCAGGAGCTGGCCAAGATGCCGAACGTGGTCTTCACGCCGCACTCGGCCTATTATACTAAGACTGCGGTCAAGAATATGATTGAACAAAGTATGACAGACGTAAAGCGGGTATTAAATGGTCAGAAGCCGATTTATCCGGTTGAGCAATAG
- a CDS encoding GH25 family lysozyme, whose protein sequence is MKRFHHKYTLPAIVLLLVAAVVLLLIGLANLRSQTTLPPDANSSAIGVELNQNYGYVDLHELQENGVSFVYLKSTQGRSYFDDDYLSYRDQVLGTKLAFGTSIVYSNESTPQQHYHYFLKKVGTNTGTLPILLEPAVAERSVHYLKQMAHFAQMLESQGKRVMIELEIQYKKYFPADVLFATSGKKAPNKLQYSFWRYTNTGRVKGVSGLEDGVAMLAYNGTVMQYKQKYGQLTQ, encoded by the coding sequence ATGAAAAGGTTTCATCATAAATATACCCTGCCGGCAATTGTTTTGCTATTGGTCGCGGCAGTGGTGTTATTGCTGATCGGATTAGCTAATTTGCGAAGTCAGACAACACTACCGCCAGATGCTAATTCAAGCGCAATTGGGGTTGAACTTAATCAAAATTATGGCTACGTCGACCTCCATGAATTACAGGAGAATGGTGTTTCCTTTGTGTACTTGAAGAGTACACAGGGCCGGTCATACTTTGACGACGACTACTTGTCATACCGTGACCAAGTTTTGGGGACCAAGCTGGCCTTTGGTACCAGTATCGTCTACAGTAACGAATCAACGCCGCAACAGCATTATCATTATTTTCTGAAAAAGGTGGGCACTAATACGGGCACTTTACCTATTTTGCTAGAGCCAGCTGTTGCTGAACGAAGTGTGCACTACCTTAAGCAAATGGCCCACTTTGCTCAAATGCTGGAAAGTCAGGGCAAACGGGTAATGATTGAGCTGGAAATTCAGTATAAAAAATATTTTCCCGCCGATGTGCTCTTTGCAACTAGTGGCAAAAAAGCGCCCAATAAGCTGCAGTATTCCTTCTGGCGTTATACAAATACTGGCCGTGTAAAAGGAGTTTCGGGATTAGAAGATGGGGTAGCCATGCTGGCGTATAATGGTACCGTGATGCAATATAAACAGAAATATGGGCAGTTAACACAATAA
- a CDS encoding DEAD/DEAH box helicase: MMKTEIQAVLTKLGLVQPTLIQQETQKIISQGASCIALAKTGTGKTLAYGLPALERITVGQANQMVIIAPTTELAVQIRHALNPFIHAMQLTGITLVGAGNRKRQEDNLKKQHPEVVIATPGRFFDFFSSKRISVDQVKTLIIDEADDVLEFSKLDLLGSFGQNMAPDAQILLFGATESEITRQANELFGRNFDLVDVRAQQQTTIKDYFLQVDNAHKVDYVQRLLRLDHFKGILFFDSNQTMLRFAGILGHTKSKFGLLANEFSKQKRADALRDFKAGRTSLLLATDLAARGLDLAGVTYVINFDLPSEVNTYLHRAGRTGRMGAKGYVVTLGDDHDLRDLKKLLDGELEPVRVYFKAGYLSTEMPKRNPAPSAPQKPEPASKKKKKHKQRNKNKGYHPHYLKKKEQK; this comes from the coding sequence ATAATGAAAACAGAAATTCAAGCAGTTTTAACTAAGTTAGGCTTGGTGCAACCAACCCTGATTCAACAAGAAACACAAAAAATAATTAGTCAGGGTGCCAGTTGCATTGCCTTAGCCAAAACGGGCACCGGCAAGACGCTAGCCTATGGCTTACCGGCACTTGAACGGATAACGGTCGGGCAAGCTAATCAAATGGTTATCATTGCCCCCACCACGGAATTGGCAGTCCAGATTCGGCATGCCTTGAATCCTTTTATCCATGCCATGCAGCTGACGGGAATTACGCTAGTCGGAGCAGGTAACCGCAAAAGGCAAGAGGACAATTTGAAAAAGCAGCACCCAGAGGTTGTCATCGCAACACCAGGACGATTTTTCGACTTTTTTTCAAGTAAGCGCATTAGCGTTGACCAGGTCAAGACGCTAATCATTGACGAAGCCGATGATGTCTTGGAATTCAGTAAGCTGGACCTACTGGGATCGTTTGGCCAAAACATGGCGCCCGACGCCCAGATTCTCTTATTTGGGGCTACTGAATCGGAAATTACCCGTCAGGCCAATGAGCTTTTTGGTCGTAATTTTGACCTGGTTGACGTGCGAGCACAACAGCAAACGACCATCAAAGACTACTTTTTGCAAGTAGACAATGCCCACAAGGTTGACTATGTTCAGCGGCTGCTGCGCCTTGACCACTTCAAGGGAATCTTGTTCTTTGATTCAAATCAGACGATGTTGCGCTTTGCCGGTATTTTGGGCCACACTAAGTCCAAGTTTGGTTTGCTAGCCAATGAATTTAGTAAGCAAAAAAGAGCAGACGCCTTGCGTGACTTTAAGGCGGGGAGGACGAGCTTGCTGCTGGCTACCGACCTGGCCGCCCGCGGCCTAGATCTGGCTGGAGTTACCTATGTGATTAATTTTGATCTACCAAGTGAAGTTAACACGTACTTGCACCGGGCAGGCCGAACTGGCCGAATGGGGGCTAAGGGTTATGTAGTAACACTGGGCGATGACCATGACTTGCGCGACTTAAAAAAGCTGCTGGACGGTGAGCTAGAACCGGTCCGGGTCTACTTTAAGGCGGGTTACCTGTCGACTGAGATGCCTAAGCGGAATCCAGCTCCCAGCGCCCCCCAAAAGCCGGAACCTGCTAGCAAGAAAAAGAAGAAGCACAAGCAGCGGAATAAAAACAAGGGCTATCATCCGCATTATCTAAAAAAGAAGGAGCAAAAATGA
- a CDS encoding PTS sugar transporter subunit IIC produces the protein MSRLVAWLEDYVLPLANKIGQARWLVALRDAFVSIMPITIAGSVAVLIKSLIAAAKHDLGWQAFAWAMQPLVLVSNVVWRGTFALFALFLAMSLGYHLAKSMEIDPIAGALVAVSSLAMSIANLTKLKVAGKMVPIQHAFDISQFSTTGIFTAILFGTIGVSIFALCIKARFMLHLPANLPYAEQMAFESLIPGITAIFGVGMINFVFQTVTGTYFGNWLLHSIQTPLVKLGQGFGMVLLVTLLVQVFGFFGINGLSVWAPVLDSIWLTAQNVNITAVRNGRPVSFLWVRGSFDAFVWFGGTGGTLMLIVAILLFSKRSDYRTIAKVALAPGIFNINEPIVLGLPVVLNPIYVIPFILAPLVNVAFSYWVTMMGLVNPVQAGVPTVMPPIIGPFLACNYDWRAIILCIINMVIALTIWTPFVFAADKIADANNPQPYFNRQY, from the coding sequence ATGAGTCGATTAGTGGCATGGCTTGAGGATTATGTCTTACCGCTGGCCAACAAAATTGGACAAGCGCGGTGGTTAGTGGCCTTGCGTGATGCTTTTGTTTCCATTATGCCGATTACGATTGCGGGCTCGGTTGCAGTGTTAATTAAGAGTTTGATTGCTGCTGCCAAGCATGATCTGGGCTGGCAGGCGTTCGCTTGGGCGATGCAGCCGCTCGTCTTAGTCAGTAATGTGGTTTGGCGGGGCACGTTTGCCCTGTTTGCCCTCTTTTTGGCGATGTCCCTGGGCTATCACTTAGCTAAAAGCATGGAAATTGATCCAATTGCTGGAGCGCTCGTTGCGGTGTCGTCTCTGGCCATGAGCATTGCTAACCTGACTAAGCTAAAAGTGGCTGGGAAAATGGTTCCAATTCAACATGCTTTTGATATTTCACAGTTTTCAACGACTGGTATTTTTACAGCTATTTTGTTTGGTACCATCGGTGTGTCAATTTTTGCGCTTTGTATCAAGGCAAGGTTTATGTTGCATCTTCCGGCCAATTTGCCCTATGCTGAACAGATGGCCTTTGAATCATTGATTCCAGGAATTACCGCAATTTTTGGCGTCGGCATGATTAACTTTGTCTTTCAGACAGTGACGGGTACCTACTTTGGTAACTGGCTACTCCACTCAATTCAGACGCCACTGGTGAAGTTGGGGCAAGGTTTTGGAATGGTATTACTGGTAACGCTACTAGTTCAAGTTTTTGGCTTCTTTGGGATTAACGGTTTGAGTGTTTGGGCGCCAGTTCTTGATTCGATCTGGTTAACCGCGCAGAATGTCAACATCACAGCAGTGCGTAATGGTCGTCCGGTATCATTTTTGTGGGTACGGGGCTCCTTTGATGCCTTCGTGTGGTTCGGCGGTACGGGCGGTACGTTGATGCTGATTGTGGCTATTCTACTGTTCTCGAAGCGCAGTGACTACCGAACCATTGCCAAGGTGGCACTTGCTCCGGGCATTTTCAATATTAATGAACCGATTGTTTTGGGGCTGCCGGTCGTCCTCAACCCAATTTATGTTATTCCCTTTATTTTAGCGCCGCTAGTTAACGTAGCCTTTTCATACTGGGTGACGATGATGGGCCTAGTTAACCCGGTGCAGGCCGGTGTTCCGACGGTGATGCCGCCAATCATTGGTCCGTTTTTGGCCTGCAACTATGACTGGCGGGCCATTATTTTGTGCATTATTAACATGGTGATTGCACTGACAATTTGGACGCCCTTTGTTTTTGCTGCAGACAAAATTGCTGATGCTAATAACCCGCAACCGTATTTTAACCGGCAGTATTAA
- the wecB gene encoding non-hydrolyzing UDP-N-acetylglucosamine 2-epimerase translates to MTKIKVMTVFGTRPEAIKMAPLVLKLKADDRFDEVTVVTAQHREMLDQVLEIFKIKPDYDFNIMKKNQSLEAITSKVMLDLSEVIKKEEPDMVLVHGDTTTSFAASLASFYEQRPIGHVEAGLRTWNKYSPFPEEMNRQMTDDLCDLYFAPTKLGKENLLKENHPAANIFVTGNTAIDALQQTVQADYHHDVLDLIKPGHKMILVTMHRRENQGEPMRRVFKVMKQVVDSHPDVEMVFPVHLSPKVQEVASEILGDDERIHLIAPLDVVDFHNLAKLSYFIMTDSGGVQEEAPALNKPVLVLRDTTERPDGVTAGTLRLVGTQTENVRSAMVELLENQAVYNQMANAKNPYGDGHASERIIADLVYYLASSRGERPRDFA, encoded by the coding sequence ATGACGAAAATTAAAGTAATGACCGTTTTTGGAACACGGCCAGAAGCAATCAAGATGGCACCTTTGGTCCTAAAGTTAAAGGCGGATGACCGTTTTGATGAAGTCACGGTGGTCACGGCCCAACACCGGGAGATGTTGGATCAGGTACTTGAGATTTTTAAAATCAAACCCGACTATGATTTCAACATCATGAAGAAAAATCAGTCGCTTGAGGCAATCACATCTAAAGTTATGCTTGATTTGTCCGAAGTGATTAAAAAGGAAGAGCCAGATATGGTATTGGTCCACGGTGATACAACTACCAGTTTTGCGGCTAGCCTGGCCAGTTTTTATGAGCAGCGCCCGATTGGGCACGTTGAGGCCGGATTACGTACCTGGAATAAGTACTCGCCGTTTCCAGAAGAAATGAACCGGCAGATGACCGACGACCTATGTGACTTATACTTTGCGCCAACTAAACTTGGTAAGGAAAATTTGCTGAAAGAAAATCATCCAGCCGCCAATATTTTTGTTACTGGGAATACGGCCATTGACGCGCTACAGCAAACCGTGCAAGCAGACTATCACCATGACGTACTTGACCTGATTAAGCCCGGCCATAAGATGATCTTGGTAACGATGCACCGCCGCGAAAATCAGGGTGAGCCCATGCGGCGGGTATTTAAGGTCATGAAGCAGGTGGTGGACAGCCACCCAGACGTTGAAATGGTCTTTCCGGTCCACCTGTCACCCAAGGTGCAGGAAGTTGCTAGCGAAATTTTAGGCGATGATGAGCGCATCCACCTGATTGCTCCGCTTGATGTAGTTGATTTTCATAATTTAGCTAAGTTGAGCTACTTTATTATGACTGATTCAGGCGGTGTTCAAGAGGAGGCACCGGCACTGAACAAGCCGGTCTTGGTTTTACGCGATACGACTGAACGACCAGACGGTGTCACGGCGGGTACCCTGAGATTAGTGGGAACCCAGACTGAAAATGTGCGGTCCGCCATGGTGGAATTGCTTGAAAATCAAGCAGTCTATAATCAGATGGCTAATGCCAAGAATCCTTATGGAGACGGACACGCCTCCGAGCGCATTATAGCAGATTTAGTCTACTATTTGGCCTCGTCCCGCGGCGAAAGACCACGTGATTTTGCCTAA
- a CDS encoding GtrA family protein, which yields MIKDNKKFNSTSDPAIRSLAQRVVKRHRNLVVYMIFGFIAALLNTVVFMVLHKWWHSAILISNTIAFVISNLASFIFNQKAVFVNNVDRDHSTWQKLIFFFTYRIISLVPDSLIMLVGLSWLGLNALLVKIIDQVLVGIFNYLTTRSVFQAQEATMIERAKKRLKNSSQKITNKKPRSH from the coding sequence ATGATTAAAGATAATAAAAAATTCAATTCGACTAGCGATCCGGCTATTCGCTCGCTCGCGCAAAGAGTTGTCAAACGCCACCGCAATTTAGTTGTTTACATGATTTTTGGTTTTATTGCCGCACTGCTTAATACAGTTGTTTTCATGGTCTTGCACAAGTGGTGGCACAGTGCCATCTTAATTTCCAATACTATCGCCTTTGTGATTTCCAACCTAGCTTCGTTTATTTTTAACCAGAAAGCTGTCTTTGTTAACAATGTTGACCGCGATCACTCAACCTGGCAAAAGCTAATCTTCTTTTTTACCTATCGGATTATCAGTCTCGTGCCTGACAGTTTGATTATGTTGGTTGGACTCTCCTGGCTTGGGCTCAATGCATTGCTAGTAAAGATTATTGACCAAGTGTTAGTCGGTATCTTTAACTACTTGACCACTCGTTCAGTCTTCCAGGCCCAAGAGGCAACTATGATTGAACGAGCCAAAAAACGACTTAAAAATAGTTCCCAAAAAATTACTAACAAAAAACCAAGAAGTCATTAA
- a CDS encoding flavodoxin produces the protein MKARIVYASMTGNDADMAEILEEGLQELDFEVESSEAEFTDASDYLSSDLCIFVTYTYGEGTMTDEVADFYAQLKELDLSGKYFAVMGSGDRVYADHFCENVFDFEKIFKQVGAKELTPPLTIENAPDDEAIAAIDQAAKEMADQLND, from the coding sequence ATGAAGGCGAGAATTGTCTACGCTAGTATGACTGGTAACGATGCCGATATGGCAGAAATCTTGGAAGAAGGCCTACAAGAGCTTGACTTTGAAGTGGAGAGCAGTGAGGCCGAATTCACTGATGCCAGTGATTACTTAAGCAGTGACCTCTGCATCTTTGTCACCTACACCTATGGTGAGGGAACGATGACCGATGAAGTTGCCGACTTTTACGCACAACTAAAAGAATTGGATTTAAGCGGCAAGTATTTTGCGGTAATGGGCAGCGGTGACCGGGTTTACGCCGACCACTTCTGTGAGAATGTTTTCGACTTTGAAAAAATATTCAAACAAGTCGGGGCCAAAGAACTTACCCCGCCCCTAACCATTGAAAATGCACCAGACGATGAGGCAATCGCTGCAATTGACCAAGCGGCTAAGGAAATGGCTGACCAGTTAAATGATTAA